One Myripristis murdjan chromosome 18, fMyrMur1.1, whole genome shotgun sequence DNA window includes the following coding sequences:
- the adgra3 gene encoding adhesion G protein-coupled receptor A3 isoform X2, with protein MRVDLLQLFVILLLGGGGSAVSSDCKSYDERSKSAGKSLPSDRKVVCSNMELHQVLPPDSFPNRTVTLILSNNKIQELKNGSFIGLSTLERLDLRSNMISRIEPGAFLGLPALKRLDLSNNRIGCLNVDIFKGLTSLVKLNLSGNMFSSLSQGTFDSLVSLKALDFQTPYLLCDCNLLWLLRWIKDRNIAVKDTMCSYPRSLQGQLITSIKPELLTCDAPLELPSFQLTPSQRQVVFQGDSLPFQCQASFVAEDMQVLWYQDGRMVEPDAAQGIFIEKSMVQNCSLIASALTISNIQPGSTGNWECRVRTSRGNTTRTVHIVVLESSAKYCGPERVSNNKGEFRWPRTLAGITAYLPCNRLSSGAGIYSGSSGEEQRAWRRCDRGGLWAEEDYSRCQYQKDVTRFLYVINQMPLNVTNVVTRARRLLVCTVDAANFSDKMDIIFVAEMIEKFSKFSEKFKDLGEVMVSMASNLMLADERVLWMAQREAMACSRIVACLQKIAAHRLVTAQAFSLTSPNIALEAHAVRASDWNGMTCMLFQRPSPERTPGQDRQLTFKCNTTSTFSSILHKSTVVEASLQLPQSLFSQSVLPGQTDDTVYKLHLLAFRNGKFFPSTGNSSQLADGGKRRSVATPVIMAKIDGMALRGLRTPVNVTLRRFARGSDAVSACWNFSLVGGQGGWQSDGCRILAHHDNFTTISCDSLGNYGLLMDLSSVEYFSPSIQPLHPVIYATAIILLLCLLTIIISYIYHHRSVRVSRKCWHMLVNLCLHIFLTCGVFVGGINQTRYASVCQAVGILLHYSTLATALWVGVTARNIYKQVTRKAKRYEELDEPPPPPRPMLRFYLIGGGIPIIVCGITAAANIKNYGSQTNAPYCWMAWEPSIGAFYGPVGFIIFVDCMYFLSILLQLHRHPERRYELKEPSEEQQRLASGSSEAGADGPGSHLHSLTLQLQPHEASSSTVSAPHAVPLSALENEHTFAAQLMGAAGALGLYAALWVFGAMAVSQDHPFDLAFTCLFGVAALALGAFMVAHHCVNRQDMKRYWTQACCSGRRAYSAQEDVLLPQPGVSTASTAGSIGRGNGEVSKCGHSSAESSCTNKSGPSMRTSPQGSKLTNLHAEAAQCKSIPLPVLANGAAVLDNSLTEHSLDNEIKMHVAPVEVQFRPMNNNNHPTSATNGHAGRHHKNRARAHRASRLTVLREYAYDVPTSVEGSVHNAPHRRHHHHHDLAARNSRRAAYMAYRERHQSQLQQDSSDSTSLPRRSRYTDKGGGSTLSNGAAGGGGGAVGGAVTVETEHVTSAAVSSSSKDSSAGNQPSNTELENQPKSYGLNLITQNGTLKDSGHSIPLNNTESTASIKTGLWKHETTV; from the exons AATCCTAAGCAACAATAAAATCCAAGAACTCAAAAATGGATCCTTCATTGGATTGTCTACATTGGAAAGACT GGACCTGCGGAGTAACATGATCAGTCGCATTGAGCCGGGAGCGTTCCTTGGGCTGCCAGCGCTCAAAAGACT AGACTTATCTAACAACCGCATCGGCTGCCTCAATGTGGACATCTTCAAGGGCCTCACCAGTCTGGTCAAACT AAACCTTTCAGGGAATATGTTCTCCTCGTTGTCTCAGGGGACCTTTGACAGCTTGGTATCTCTGAAGGCACT CGACTTTCAGACACCGTACCTGCTGTGCGACTGCAACCTCCTGTGGCTGCTCCGCTGGATCAAAGACAGAAACATCGCGGTGAAGGACACCATGTGCTCCTACCCTCGATCTCTCCAGGGCCAGCTCATCACCTCCATAAAACCTGAGCTCCTCACCTGCG ACGCGCCCCTCGAACTGCCCTCCTTTCAGCTGACGCCATCCCAGCGACAAGTTGTCTTCCAAGGGGACAGTTTGCCTTTCCAGTGTCAGGCCTCCTTCGTAGCCGAGGACATGCAGGTGCTGTGGTACCAAGACGGCCGCATGGTGGAGCCTGACGCTGCTCAAGGCATCTTCATCGAGAAGAGCATGGTGCAGAACTGCTCCCTCATTGCTAG tGCGTTGACCATCTCCAACATCCAGCCTGGTTCTACGGGGAACTGGGAGTGTCGGGTTAGGACGAGCAGGGGTAATACCACCAGGACTGTCCACATTGTGGTGCTGGAGAGCTCCGCCAAGTACTGCGGTCCTGAGCGTGTCTCCAACAACAAGGGAGAATTCAG GTGGCCACGCACCCTGGCAGGGATCACTGCCTACCTGCCCTGCAACAGACTGTCATCGGGCGCGGGCATCTACTCGGGCAGCTCTGGCGAGGAGCAGCGGGCTTGGCGGCGCTGTGACCGTGGGGGGCTGTGGGCAGAGGAGGACTACTCCCGCTGCCAGTACCAGAAGGACGTCACCAGATTCCTCTATGTTATCAACCAG ATGCCTCTGAATGTGACCAATGTGGTGACGAGGGCCCGGCGGCTGCTGGTCTGCACAGTTGATGCCGCCAACTTCTCAGACAAGATGGACATAATCTTTGTGGCTGAAATGATCGAGAAGTTTAGCAAGTTTTCCGAGAAGTTTAAAGAT CTGGGTGAGGTAATGGTGAGCATGGCAAGTAACCTAATGCTGGCTGATGAGAGGGTGCTGTGGATGGCCCAGCGTGAGGCGATGGCCTGCTCCCGCATCGTCGCCTGCCTCCAGAAGATCGCTGCCCACCGCCTGGTCACGGCTCAGGCCTTCTCCCTG ACATCCCCCAACATAGCGCTGGAGGCCCATGCTGTCAGAGCCAGCGACTGGAACGGTATGACCTGCATGTTGTTTCAGAGGCCCAGCCCGGAGCGCACGCCGGGCCAGGACCGGCAGCTCACCTTCAAATGCAACACCACCAGCACCTTCTCCAGCATACTGCACAAG AGCACCGTGGTGGAGGCGTCACTGCAGCTTCCTCAGTCTCTCTTCTCCCAGTCTGTACTCCCCGGGCAGACAGATGACACGGTCTACAAGCTCCACCTGCTGGCCTTCCGCAACGGCAAGTTCTTCCCCTCCACTGGCAACTCCTCCCAACTGGCTgatggagggaagaggaggagtgtggCCACGCCTGTCATCATGGCCAAGATAG ACGGCATGGCTCTTCGAGGCCTGCGGACCCCCGTCAACGTCACCCTGCGCCGCTTCGCTCGCGGCTCAGACGCCGTGTCCGCCTGCTGGAACTTCAGCCTGGTCGGCGGCCAGGGAGGGTGGCAGAGCGACGGGTGCCGCATCCTGGCCCACCACGACAACTTCACCACAATATCCTGCGATTCGCTCGGCAACTATGGCCTGCTCATG GATCTAAGCAGCGTGGAGTACTTCTCACCCAGCATCCAGCCCCTCCACCCGGTTATCTATGCCACTGCCATCATactcctcctctgcctgctcACTATCATCATCAGTTACATCTACCATCACAG GTCCGTCCGTGTAAGCCGCAAGTGTTGGCACATGTTGGTCAACCTCTGCCTGCACATCTTCCTCACCTGCGGCGTGTTTGTGGGTGGCATCAATCAGACGCGCTACGCCAGCGTCTGCCAAGCA GTGGGAATCTTGCTGCATTATTCCACTCTTGCCACAGCTCTGTGGGTGGGCGTGACCGCACGCAACATATACAAGCAGGTGACACGCAAGGCCAAGCGCTATGAGGAGCTGGACGAGCCGCCGCCCCCACCACGGCCCATGCTCAG GTTCTACTTGATCGGTGGAGGAATTCCCATCATTGTCTGCGGCATCACTGCGGCAGCTAACATCAAGAACTACGGCAGCCAGACCAATGCGCCATA TTGCTGGATGGCATGGGAGCCGAGCATTGGGGCTTTCTACGGCCCAGTGGGGTTCATCATCTTCGTGGACTGCATGTACTTTCTCAGCATCCTGCTCCAGCTTCACCGCCACCCTGAGCGCCGCTATGAGCTGAAGGAGCCTAGTGAGGAGCAGCAGCGTTTGGCATCGGGCAGCAGCGAGGCCGGTGCAGACGGCCCGGGCAGCCACCTCCACTCCCTCACCCTGCAACTGCAGCCTCACgaggcctcctcctccaccgtcTCCGCCCCCCACGCCGTGCCCCTTTCGGCCCTGGAGAATGAGCACACCTTCGCCGCCCAGCTCATGGGTGCTGCAGGGGCATTAGGGCTGTACGCGGCCCTGTGGGTGTTCGGTGCCATGGCGGTGTCACAGGACCACCCTTTTGACTTGGCCTTCACCTGCCTCTTTGGAGTGGCTGCACTGGCACTGGGAGCATTTATGGTGGCGCATCACTGTGTCAACAGGCAGGACATGAAACGCTACTGGACCCAGGCTTGTTGCTCAGGGAGGCGCGCCTACTCTGCGCAGGAGGACGTGCTTTTGCCCCAACCAGGGGTGTCGACAGCATCCACAGCAGGATCCATTGGCAGGGGAAACGGGGAGGTGTCAAAGTGTGGCCACAGCAGCGCCGAGTCCTCCTGCACCAACAAGAGTGGCCCTAGCATGCGCACCTCTCCCCAGGGTAGCAAACTGACCAATCTTCACGCAGAGGCTGCCCAGTGTAAATCCATCCCGCTCCCAGTGCTGGCCAACGGCGCGGCTGTTTTGGACAACAGCCTGACTGAACATTCGCTagacaatgaaattaaaatgcacGTGGCACCAGTTGAGGTGCAGTTCCGCCCCATGAACAATAACAACCATCCCACCTCTGCCACTAATGGACACGCGGGCAGGCACCACAAAAATAGGGCACGGGCCCACAGGGCGAGTCGCTTGACCGTGTTGCGAGAATACGCCTACGACGTGCCTACCAGCGTGGAGGGCAGCGTGCACAACGCCCCCCACAGGCGGcaccaccatcatcatgatTTAGCGGCGCGCAATAGCCGGCGGGCGGCCTACATGGCGTACAGGGAGCGGCACCAGAGTCAGCTGCAGCAGGACAGCAGCGACAGCACTAGCCTACCTCGGCGCTCTCGCTACACAGATAAGGGAGGGGGCAGCACCCTGAGTAACGGGGCAGcgggcggaggaggaggagcagtgggAGGAGCGGTAACAGTAGAGACTGAGCATGTGACTTCTGCTGCAGTGTCTAGCTCAAGTAAAGACAGTAGTGCAGGGAACCAACCCAGCAACACAGAGCTAGAGAACCAACCCAAGTCATACGGACTCAACCTCATCACTCAGAATGGCACGCTCAAAGACAGCGGGCACTCCATACCTTTAAATAACACAGAGAGTACTGCCAGCATAAAGACTGGCTTATGGAAACATGAAACTACTGTGTAG
- the adgra3 gene encoding adhesion G protein-coupled receptor A3 isoform X1, translating to MRLSQHDRVVFQPCLKMRVDLLQLFVILLLGGGGSAVSSDCKSYDERSKSAGKSLPSDRKVVCSNMELHQVLPPDSFPNRTVTLILSNNKIQELKNGSFIGLSTLERLDLRSNMISRIEPGAFLGLPALKRLDLSNNRIGCLNVDIFKGLTSLVKLNLSGNMFSSLSQGTFDSLVSLKALDFQTPYLLCDCNLLWLLRWIKDRNIAVKDTMCSYPRSLQGQLITSIKPELLTCDAPLELPSFQLTPSQRQVVFQGDSLPFQCQASFVAEDMQVLWYQDGRMVEPDAAQGIFIEKSMVQNCSLIASALTISNIQPGSTGNWECRVRTSRGNTTRTVHIVVLESSAKYCGPERVSNNKGEFRWPRTLAGITAYLPCNRLSSGAGIYSGSSGEEQRAWRRCDRGGLWAEEDYSRCQYQKDVTRFLYVINQMPLNVTNVVTRARRLLVCTVDAANFSDKMDIIFVAEMIEKFSKFSEKFKDLGEVMVSMASNLMLADERVLWMAQREAMACSRIVACLQKIAAHRLVTAQAFSLTSPNIALEAHAVRASDWNGMTCMLFQRPSPERTPGQDRQLTFKCNTTSTFSSILHKSTVVEASLQLPQSLFSQSVLPGQTDDTVYKLHLLAFRNGKFFPSTGNSSQLADGGKRRSVATPVIMAKIDGMALRGLRTPVNVTLRRFARGSDAVSACWNFSLVGGQGGWQSDGCRILAHHDNFTTISCDSLGNYGLLMDLSSVEYFSPSIQPLHPVIYATAIILLLCLLTIIISYIYHHRSVRVSRKCWHMLVNLCLHIFLTCGVFVGGINQTRYASVCQAVGILLHYSTLATALWVGVTARNIYKQVTRKAKRYEELDEPPPPPRPMLRFYLIGGGIPIIVCGITAAANIKNYGSQTNAPYCWMAWEPSIGAFYGPVGFIIFVDCMYFLSILLQLHRHPERRYELKEPSEEQQRLASGSSEAGADGPGSHLHSLTLQLQPHEASSSTVSAPHAVPLSALENEHTFAAQLMGAAGALGLYAALWVFGAMAVSQDHPFDLAFTCLFGVAALALGAFMVAHHCVNRQDMKRYWTQACCSGRRAYSAQEDVLLPQPGVSTASTAGSIGRGNGEVSKCGHSSAESSCTNKSGPSMRTSPQGSKLTNLHAEAAQCKSIPLPVLANGAAVLDNSLTEHSLDNEIKMHVAPVEVQFRPMNNNNHPTSATNGHAGRHHKNRARAHRASRLTVLREYAYDVPTSVEGSVHNAPHRRHHHHHDLAARNSRRAAYMAYRERHQSQLQQDSSDSTSLPRRSRYTDKGGGSTLSNGAAGGGGGAVGGAVTVETEHVTSAAVSSSSKDSSAGNQPSNTELENQPKSYGLNLITQNGTLKDSGHSIPLNNTESTASIKTGLWKHETTV from the exons AATCCTAAGCAACAATAAAATCCAAGAACTCAAAAATGGATCCTTCATTGGATTGTCTACATTGGAAAGACT GGACCTGCGGAGTAACATGATCAGTCGCATTGAGCCGGGAGCGTTCCTTGGGCTGCCAGCGCTCAAAAGACT AGACTTATCTAACAACCGCATCGGCTGCCTCAATGTGGACATCTTCAAGGGCCTCACCAGTCTGGTCAAACT AAACCTTTCAGGGAATATGTTCTCCTCGTTGTCTCAGGGGACCTTTGACAGCTTGGTATCTCTGAAGGCACT CGACTTTCAGACACCGTACCTGCTGTGCGACTGCAACCTCCTGTGGCTGCTCCGCTGGATCAAAGACAGAAACATCGCGGTGAAGGACACCATGTGCTCCTACCCTCGATCTCTCCAGGGCCAGCTCATCACCTCCATAAAACCTGAGCTCCTCACCTGCG ACGCGCCCCTCGAACTGCCCTCCTTTCAGCTGACGCCATCCCAGCGACAAGTTGTCTTCCAAGGGGACAGTTTGCCTTTCCAGTGTCAGGCCTCCTTCGTAGCCGAGGACATGCAGGTGCTGTGGTACCAAGACGGCCGCATGGTGGAGCCTGACGCTGCTCAAGGCATCTTCATCGAGAAGAGCATGGTGCAGAACTGCTCCCTCATTGCTAG tGCGTTGACCATCTCCAACATCCAGCCTGGTTCTACGGGGAACTGGGAGTGTCGGGTTAGGACGAGCAGGGGTAATACCACCAGGACTGTCCACATTGTGGTGCTGGAGAGCTCCGCCAAGTACTGCGGTCCTGAGCGTGTCTCCAACAACAAGGGAGAATTCAG GTGGCCACGCACCCTGGCAGGGATCACTGCCTACCTGCCCTGCAACAGACTGTCATCGGGCGCGGGCATCTACTCGGGCAGCTCTGGCGAGGAGCAGCGGGCTTGGCGGCGCTGTGACCGTGGGGGGCTGTGGGCAGAGGAGGACTACTCCCGCTGCCAGTACCAGAAGGACGTCACCAGATTCCTCTATGTTATCAACCAG ATGCCTCTGAATGTGACCAATGTGGTGACGAGGGCCCGGCGGCTGCTGGTCTGCACAGTTGATGCCGCCAACTTCTCAGACAAGATGGACATAATCTTTGTGGCTGAAATGATCGAGAAGTTTAGCAAGTTTTCCGAGAAGTTTAAAGAT CTGGGTGAGGTAATGGTGAGCATGGCAAGTAACCTAATGCTGGCTGATGAGAGGGTGCTGTGGATGGCCCAGCGTGAGGCGATGGCCTGCTCCCGCATCGTCGCCTGCCTCCAGAAGATCGCTGCCCACCGCCTGGTCACGGCTCAGGCCTTCTCCCTG ACATCCCCCAACATAGCGCTGGAGGCCCATGCTGTCAGAGCCAGCGACTGGAACGGTATGACCTGCATGTTGTTTCAGAGGCCCAGCCCGGAGCGCACGCCGGGCCAGGACCGGCAGCTCACCTTCAAATGCAACACCACCAGCACCTTCTCCAGCATACTGCACAAG AGCACCGTGGTGGAGGCGTCACTGCAGCTTCCTCAGTCTCTCTTCTCCCAGTCTGTACTCCCCGGGCAGACAGATGACACGGTCTACAAGCTCCACCTGCTGGCCTTCCGCAACGGCAAGTTCTTCCCCTCCACTGGCAACTCCTCCCAACTGGCTgatggagggaagaggaggagtgtggCCACGCCTGTCATCATGGCCAAGATAG ACGGCATGGCTCTTCGAGGCCTGCGGACCCCCGTCAACGTCACCCTGCGCCGCTTCGCTCGCGGCTCAGACGCCGTGTCCGCCTGCTGGAACTTCAGCCTGGTCGGCGGCCAGGGAGGGTGGCAGAGCGACGGGTGCCGCATCCTGGCCCACCACGACAACTTCACCACAATATCCTGCGATTCGCTCGGCAACTATGGCCTGCTCATG GATCTAAGCAGCGTGGAGTACTTCTCACCCAGCATCCAGCCCCTCCACCCGGTTATCTATGCCACTGCCATCATactcctcctctgcctgctcACTATCATCATCAGTTACATCTACCATCACAG GTCCGTCCGTGTAAGCCGCAAGTGTTGGCACATGTTGGTCAACCTCTGCCTGCACATCTTCCTCACCTGCGGCGTGTTTGTGGGTGGCATCAATCAGACGCGCTACGCCAGCGTCTGCCAAGCA GTGGGAATCTTGCTGCATTATTCCACTCTTGCCACAGCTCTGTGGGTGGGCGTGACCGCACGCAACATATACAAGCAGGTGACACGCAAGGCCAAGCGCTATGAGGAGCTGGACGAGCCGCCGCCCCCACCACGGCCCATGCTCAG GTTCTACTTGATCGGTGGAGGAATTCCCATCATTGTCTGCGGCATCACTGCGGCAGCTAACATCAAGAACTACGGCAGCCAGACCAATGCGCCATA TTGCTGGATGGCATGGGAGCCGAGCATTGGGGCTTTCTACGGCCCAGTGGGGTTCATCATCTTCGTGGACTGCATGTACTTTCTCAGCATCCTGCTCCAGCTTCACCGCCACCCTGAGCGCCGCTATGAGCTGAAGGAGCCTAGTGAGGAGCAGCAGCGTTTGGCATCGGGCAGCAGCGAGGCCGGTGCAGACGGCCCGGGCAGCCACCTCCACTCCCTCACCCTGCAACTGCAGCCTCACgaggcctcctcctccaccgtcTCCGCCCCCCACGCCGTGCCCCTTTCGGCCCTGGAGAATGAGCACACCTTCGCCGCCCAGCTCATGGGTGCTGCAGGGGCATTAGGGCTGTACGCGGCCCTGTGGGTGTTCGGTGCCATGGCGGTGTCACAGGACCACCCTTTTGACTTGGCCTTCACCTGCCTCTTTGGAGTGGCTGCACTGGCACTGGGAGCATTTATGGTGGCGCATCACTGTGTCAACAGGCAGGACATGAAACGCTACTGGACCCAGGCTTGTTGCTCAGGGAGGCGCGCCTACTCTGCGCAGGAGGACGTGCTTTTGCCCCAACCAGGGGTGTCGACAGCATCCACAGCAGGATCCATTGGCAGGGGAAACGGGGAGGTGTCAAAGTGTGGCCACAGCAGCGCCGAGTCCTCCTGCACCAACAAGAGTGGCCCTAGCATGCGCACCTCTCCCCAGGGTAGCAAACTGACCAATCTTCACGCAGAGGCTGCCCAGTGTAAATCCATCCCGCTCCCAGTGCTGGCCAACGGCGCGGCTGTTTTGGACAACAGCCTGACTGAACATTCGCTagacaatgaaattaaaatgcacGTGGCACCAGTTGAGGTGCAGTTCCGCCCCATGAACAATAACAACCATCCCACCTCTGCCACTAATGGACACGCGGGCAGGCACCACAAAAATAGGGCACGGGCCCACAGGGCGAGTCGCTTGACCGTGTTGCGAGAATACGCCTACGACGTGCCTACCAGCGTGGAGGGCAGCGTGCACAACGCCCCCCACAGGCGGcaccaccatcatcatgatTTAGCGGCGCGCAATAGCCGGCGGGCGGCCTACATGGCGTACAGGGAGCGGCACCAGAGTCAGCTGCAGCAGGACAGCAGCGACAGCACTAGCCTACCTCGGCGCTCTCGCTACACAGATAAGGGAGGGGGCAGCACCCTGAGTAACGGGGCAGcgggcggaggaggaggagcagtgggAGGAGCGGTAACAGTAGAGACTGAGCATGTGACTTCTGCTGCAGTGTCTAGCTCAAGTAAAGACAGTAGTGCAGGGAACCAACCCAGCAACACAGAGCTAGAGAACCAACCCAAGTCATACGGACTCAACCTCATCACTCAGAATGGCACGCTCAAAGACAGCGGGCACTCCATACCTTTAAATAACACAGAGAGTACTGCCAGCATAAAGACTGGCTTATGGAAACATGAAACTACTGTGTAG